From one Dama dama isolate Ldn47 chromosome 4, ASM3311817v1, whole genome shotgun sequence genomic stretch:
- the LOC133055058 gene encoding major allergen I polypeptide chain 2-like — translation MKGALLVLALLVTRELTFKMHEAEACPVFYKAVSAVSLRLPSKALNETLDSIDANEAERAAFEKIRDCFIEARPEDRFNHLKYKVSIIFSNDCTGYKLSSVVNALIGFASSLLSLVG, via the exons ATGAAGGGAGCACTGCTTGTGCTGGCCTTGCTGGTGACCAGAGAGTTGACCTTCAAGATGCATGAGG CGGAAGCCTGCCCTGTGTTCTATAAAGCTGTCAGTGCTGTGAGCCTTAGACTCCCAAGTAAAGCACTGAATGAAACCTTAGATTCCATTGATGCTAATGAGGCAGAAAGAGCGGCCTTTGAAAAAATCCGGGATTGCTTCATTGAAGCAAGACCTGAGGACAGGTTTAATCATCTGAAATATAAG GTGTCCATCATCTTCAGTAACGATTGCACCGGCTATAAACTGTCCTCGGTGGTGAATGCTCTTATAGGATTTGCTTCCAGTCTGCTCTCTTTGGTGGGATAA